The Phaeodactylum tricornutum CCAP 1055/1 chromosome 2, whole genome shotgun sequence DNA window TGGTCCAGGAGTAGGCGGCGTTCGCCATAGCTTCGTCCCACAAAATTCTCCCGCTGAAGAAATTGCGAAAGGGCATGGGCTCATCCAACTTTTCCCCCGACATGCTGTACTTGAGCAGACCCATTGCTTCATGTAGATCGTAGGAGGGTCGGATAACGTAGTCGACATAGGTTCCGAATTCACGAGGCTTGGCAAAGGCTGCAAAACCAGGTCTGTAGTGTTGTAGCAGAGAATAACAAAATTAGCAATGGATGGGAACGAGAAAAAACCCAATCGTACACGGATTTTAATCTCCGACCACGCTATCAACGTACGCGTCACTAATATACTGCCGGAGTCGTTCACTCGGCAACCCCGGTAGACCTCCTTTTTCGACGAGTACCAAATCTTCTGAATTGACGTTGAGTGCCACTAGAGGCATACGCAATTCCTTGGCCGTGGCAAAAACGGGCTCGTACACTTCGAACGGCCACATCCAGCGCGTGTCCCATTCAACGCGTTGACGCATTTCGGCGGCGGATATCTTCCCGGCCAGGTAGTCGTTCAGAACAGGCTGAAACTTAATCTGTACCTGTTCCAGTCCTACCGCTGTGGGGGACCCGGTGGCTTGGCGGAGTTGATGCACTTGGCGGAGAATGTCGACTTGCAAATTGTGGTCCTTGACGGAGTTGTGGTGCTCGCCCAACCACAAGGCTCCGCCGTTGCGCGACGATATTGTTTGCAGAAAATCCGCCTTCTGTACAAGGAATTCAACAAtagaacgacgacgatggccGAGCGAAAAGCGTGAGATGGTGCTTCGccgaacaacaacaacaacaacactgaCACCGGGTCTCCTCTACTCAATAACGAAGGACAGGTACGAACCTGAATGGGCAACAGACTAGGATTAAGTGCGGCAGTGGAATCGGGAACGACCCGGTACGAGTCAAAGGTGAGTCCGTTTGACGGTACGGCGGCGTGTACCGTCCCGAGTCCCCCGCCCAATCCACCTAGCACCGCAGCACCCGACACCATGCGTTCAATCGCATGACGCCGGTGCAGGGTCGACCCGGTGGCGCTAGGTTCCAGATTTGTATTTAATTGCCACGCTGTGGATTGCAACGAGCGATCCGACGCGATCAGAATGACTAGCAACATCCCGGAAACGCCCGGGAGCGAAGCGTACGAACGTGGCATGGCAATGAGGtgcagcgacgacgacgacggaaagAATGAATGGATGCTGTCACCAGTAAAGAGTGCAAGGATGCAACAATACGTGTGTCTATGAATGTAGTGTGGAGGCAAGAGCTGAGGAATCAGAGACTAGTTTCGACGGACATGCCAGTGCGGATGCGGTGGTGAGAACGACTCGACGATCTGAGTGACTCGCGTTCGAAATTCTTTGCATTCGCGTTTACGGCGTGCCACATGGTAGTACCATGGATGGTACTGCTGTTTTGTTAGTCACAAATACGTAGCCTATTCTGTGGCTTACCCTTTCTACCGCGTTCGC harbors:
- a CDS encoding predicted protein, with product MISQLRYHDWTVHGSRSSLAAGPPWSVTGLIRSRGKHPTFTPPSPISPLHCANAVERQYHPWYYHVARRKRECKEFRTRVTQIVESFSPPHPHWHLLPPHYIHRHTYCCILALFTGDSIHSFFPSSSSLHLIAMPRSYASLPGVSGMLLVILIASDRSLQSTAWQLNTNLEPSATGSTLHRRHAIERMVSGAAVLGGLGGGLGTVHAAVPSNGLTFDSYRVVPDSTAALNPSLLPIQKADFLQTISSRNGGALWLGEHHNSVKDHNLQVDILRQVHQLRQATGSPTAVGLEQVQIKFQPVLNDYLAGKISAAEMRQRVEWDTRWMWPFEVYEPVFATAKELRMPLVALNVNSEDLVLVEKGGLPGLPSERLRQYISDAPGFAAFAKPREFGTYVDYVIRPSYDLHEAMGLLKYSMSGEKLDEPMPFRNFFSGRILWDEAMANAAYSWTKANPGGLLVGLVGADHVKFRNGIPGRYARLAPNDAACVSVLLNPTLIDTRPSGTVGMEGAVSDRPETITLQIRYLKDDVQFDSPERTLPSSTGGVLALADYLVVG